The sequence TGGGGCCCTGGGAGGTGGCAGCGACAGACACCGCAGGCAGGCGGTACAGCTCCCCTGGTGGCGGCGGCAGGGGTGGCTGCGGCTGCTGGGAGGAGGCTGAAGAAGGAGTGGCGGAGGGGCGTGGGGGCAGCGGCGGGTAGGGCGAGGAGGCCTCAGGCGACAGAAGGCCATCCAAGGAGCCCACGGGGTCCCCGCTCTGGGTACCCGGTTTGGGTGACTTGGGCGAGCTGAAGTCAAGGTTCATGTAATCTGAGAGAGGAGAGCGTTGCCGGCTGTCGCTGCTGGTCCCAGGGGTGCCAGAACCCAGGGAGGAGGCTGGGCTACTGGCTGACAGCAGCGAGGAAGACGAGGCCGCCGACGCCAGCAGTGGAGGAGCCGGTGGGGAAAGGCGAGCTCCAGCCTCGACAAAGTCAATGTTGATGTACTCGCCGGGGCTCTTGGGTTCTGGGGGCAGAGGGTATTCGTGCATGCTGGGCAGAGTCTGAAGCCCCTCCAGGGACAGGCGAGTGGGCCGCACTGCCCGGCAGCGTTGGTTCAGGAATCCCTCTGGCCGGCTGCTGGTGCTCTGCCTCATGGGtgaaggcactgctgggtggtgaGGTTGGATGTGGCTGCTCCCGCTGGGCCCGAAGGTGCTGGCCAATTGGGTGCTCACTGGGGTGGCCAGCGGCTGCGGACTGGTCTGTTGCTCTTGCCTGTCCTCTTCCAGGATCCGCCCCACTGGGGAGCTCATGAGTACATACTGGTCGTTGTCCCCATTGCAGGTGTAAGGAGCCTTGTAAGACCGAGGCAAGGAGCTGTAGCAGTAGCCGGGTACTCCCTTGAGTACTTCTCCACCACTGTGCAAGGCAGCTGAGAAGAAGTCGGGTGGGGTACAGGAAGTACCCGCATCACTGGGGGACATGTTGAGGTAGTCCCCATTGGAAAGCAGCTTGCTGTCAGGATTCTCCATGGACAGCTTGGAGCCACACCACATACGCATGTACCGACTGTCCTCTGGGGAGCTCTCTGCAGGGGAGCTGGTCTTGTAACTGCCCCCGTGGACTGCAAAGCCTCTCCCAGCTGCAGAGGCTGCTGCTGGTACCCCAGCTCCAGTGGGGGGCAAGGCTGACGTGGGAACCCGGGGCTGTAGGATCTGCTTGGGGGCAGACACACTGGTTGGGCTCATGGGCATGTAGTCGTCACTCTTACAGCTACCCCCACCCACGAGCGGGGCCACACCAGGGGTCATCGGCATGTAGCCATCATCTACCCCCAGGTTACTGCTGGAGCTCCTGTGGGAGCCGATCTCTATGTCTCCGTAGTCCTCGGGGTAGGGGTTGTAAGCCACTTTGGGAGAGGACGCCGGGCAGGAGGGGCAGAGACGGCCCGAGCTGCCGGAAAAGGTGGCCCGCATCAGGGTGTACTCATCCAGAGATGCGGAGGAGGGCTGGGGCACTGCCCGCTGTCGGGCAGGTGTGGTCAGTGAATAAGTCCTCTTCCTCAGCCCTTTGTCCAAGTCCTGAGCCCCGTCCCCTGAAACTCTGCGGTAGGGGCGGCCACAGTGGCTCAGGGGCCTGTCCATGGTCATATACCCATACAGCTCACCCCCACTGCCCTCTCTGGCAGGTGGGGTCTCTGCGATGGACTCAGGAGTGTTGCTTCGGTGGCTGCAAAAGGCTCTCAAGTCGCCAGGGCTGGAGCCATACTCATCCAGGGATATGAAACCGGGATCGCTGGGGGAGCCCGAGGCAGAGGCACTGCCACTGGAGGGCCGCTGGCCCTGGTGATGGTGCAGGGGGTGCGGCAGGTGCGGGTGTGGGCCTGGAGGCAGCGAGTAGGAGCCCGAGCCGTGCCCACTGCTGGACGAGAGGCTGCCAGGGCTGGTGGCCGCCGGGGGAGAGTGGGACACGGGCATGGACATGGAGCGGCTGTGTTGCAGGGCACCCCCTGCCGGCGCCAGCAGCATCTTGCTCGGATGGCCGCCGCAGCCGCTGCTCAGGGTGTGCGAGCGGCTCAGTGGCGTCCTCATCGGTCCGGGGCTCATGGGGCTCCCCGCCACCGACACGGGCCTGCAGCCGCCTGCCCCCGCCGCGCCCGCGCTGCCGTCTCCCTCGCTGGCCGTGCGCACCCGGCAGGAGCTGCCCTTGGCGCCCGCCGCGGCCGGAGGCGTGGCGGCCAGGCTGTCGGTGCGCGAGCGGCGCACCAGGCCGGTCTGGCTGGGGGGCAGGTTGACCAGGTGGTGGTGGCGCCGCGCGCCGGGCACGCTGATGGGGTGCGTGGAGGAGGAGCCCGAAGACTGGCTCTTGCTGCGCGGCCGAAACTCGAAGAGCTCCTTGAGCGCCTTCATGGCCTCCAGGATGGTCTCGTGGATGTTCTGCGCCACCACCGAGTCGTCGGCCTGCATCCACAGCTCGCCGGGGCCCGTGACGGCCGAGCGGCCCACCTCGATGAAGAAGAAGCTATCCGAGTGGCCGCAGCGGCGAATGTTCATCAGCTGCAGCGTGACCGACGGCTGCTCGCAGTTGAGCTTCACGAAGCCGATGGTGCGCGCCGACAGGCACAGGCGGTACACGCCGGTCAGGTTCTTGCTCTGGCCCAGGCCCTTGGGCTTCAGGTTCACCTGCCAGACCTCGCGGTAGACCGAGGTGGCGGGCGCGATGAGCCCGTAGTTGTCGTCGGCGGCGCCGGCCGAGCCCCCGAAGGCGCCGGGGCCGGGCAGGGAGGCGCTGCAGGACGCGGAGCTGGCGGCGCAGCGCGCGGAGGGCGCGTCGCCGGCGCCCGCGCGGCCCTCGTTGACCAGGTCGGTGAGCGCGCGGTACCAGCCCTCCTGCTCCTGCTCGTTCTCGGCCGCCACGGCGAAGTACTCGTCCTTGGTGTAGAGGGCGATGAGGTACTTGTGCTTGGCGTCGGCGCGCTTGTTGATGTTCAGGCAGCAGTCCAGCGCGATCACCCGCTTCGGGGCCCCCGACTTGTTCTTCCACTTCTTCTCGTTCTCGTAGTACTCGAGCCGGGGGGGCTGCGGCGGCTGCCCCCCGCCCGCCCCCGGCTCGTCGCcgcccgcgccgccgccgccgccggggcCGCGGAGCACGAAGAAGCGCTTGTGGCCGTGTTTCTGCTTCCTCAGGTAGCCGCACTTGCGCacgctg comes from Elephas maximus indicus isolate mEleMax1 chromosome 23, mEleMax1 primary haplotype, whole genome shotgun sequence and encodes:
- the IRS2 gene encoding insulin receptor substrate 2 isoform X2, translating into MASPPLNALPAPAGAAGGGGSAGGGGPNLNNNNNNHSVRKCGYLRKQKHGHKRFFVLRGPGGGGGAGGDEPGAGGGQPPQPPRLEYYENEKKWKNKSGAPKRVIALDCCLNINKRADAKHKYLIALYTKDEYFAVAAENEQEQEGWYRALTDLVNEGRAGAGDAPSARCAASSASCSASLPGPGAFGGSAGAADDNYGLIAPATSVYREVWQVNLKPKGLGQSKNLTGVYRLCLSARTIGFVKLNCEQPSVTLQLMNIRRCGHSDSFFFIEVGRSAVTGPGELWMQADDSVVAQNIHETILEAMKALKELFEFRPRSKSQSSGSSSTHPISVPGARRHHHLVNLPPSQTGLVRRSRTDSLAATPPAAAGAKGSSCRVRTASEGDGSAGAAGAGGCRPVSVAGSPMSPGPMRTPLSRSHTLSSGCGGHPSKMLLAPAGGALQHSRSMSMPVSHSPPAATSPGSLSSSSGHGSGSYSLPPGPHPHLPHPLHHHQGQRPSSGSASASGSPSDPGFISLDEYGSSPGDLRAFCSHRSNTPESIAETPPAREGSGGELYGYMTMDRPLSHCGRPYRRVSGDGAQDLDKGLRKRTYSLTTPARQRAVPQPSSASLDEYTLMRATFSGSSGRLCPSCPASSPKVAYNPYPEDYGDIEIGSHRSSSSNLGVDDGYMPMTPGVAPLVGGGSCKSDDYMPMSPTSVSAPKQILQPRVPTSALPPTGAGVPAAASAAGRGFAVHGGSYKTSSPAESSPEDSRYMRMWCGSKLSMENPDSKLLSNGDYLNMSPSDAGTSCTPPDFFSAALHSGGEVLKGVPGYCYSSLPRSYKAPYTCNGDNDQYVLMSSPVGRILEEDRQEQQTSPQPLATPVSTQLASTFGPSGSSHIQPHHPAVPSPMRQSTSSRPEGFLNQRCRAVRPTRLSLEGLQTLPSMHEYPLPPEPKSPGEYINIDFVEAGARLSPPAPPLLASAASSSSLLSASSPASSLGSGTPGTSSDSRQRSPLSDYMNLDFSSPKSPKPGTQSGDPVGSLDGLLSPEASSPYPPLPPRPSATPSSASSQQPQPPLPPPPGELYRLPAVSVAATSQGPSAASSSSSETGDNGDYTEMAFGVAATPPQPIAAPPKPESARVTSPTPGVKRLSLMDQVSGVEAFLQASQPPDPHRGAKVIRADPQGGRRRHSSETFSSTTTVTPVSPSFAHNPKRHNSASVENVSLRKSGEGGGSGVGVGLGGGDEPPRSPHQSQPALSVPSLPQQPRPWTQSQSVGLIGCPGGSGSPMRRETSAGFQNGLNYIAIDVREETGLLPLQQQQQQPGEKNSWGRNHGLGGLINTVGGGSTSGVCGGPGPGTLPSTNAYASIDFLSHHLKEAAVVKE
- the IRS2 gene encoding insulin receptor substrate 2 isoform X1, which gives rise to MASPPLNALPAPAGAAGGGGSAGGGGPNLNNNNNNHSVRKCGYLRKQKHGHKRFFVLRGPGGGGGAGGDEPGAGGGQPPQPPRLEYYENEKKWKNKSGAPKRVIALDCCLNINKRADAKHKYLIALYTKDEYFAVAAENEQEQEGWYRALTDLVNEGRAGAGDAPSARCAASSASCSASLPGPGAFGGSAGAADDNYGLIAPATSVYREVWQVNLKPKGLGQSKNLTGVYRLCLSARTIGFVKLNCEQPSVTLQLMNIRRCGHSDSFFFIEVGRSAVTGPGELWMQADDSVVAQNIHETILEAMKALKELFEFRPRSKSQSSGSSSTHPISVPGARRHHHLVNLPPSQTGLVRRSRTDSLAATPPAAAGAKGSSCRVRTASEGDGSAGAAGAGGCRPVSVAGSPMSPGPMRTPLSRSHTLSSGCGGHPSKMLLAPAGGALQHSRSMSMPVSHSPPAATSPGSLSSSSGHGSGSYSLPPGPHPHLPHPLHHHQGQRPSSGSASASGSPSDPGFISLDEYGSSPGDLRAFCSHRSNTPESIAETPPAREGSGGELYGYMTMDRPLSHCGRPYRRVSGDGAQDLDKGLRKRTYSLTTPARQRAVPQPSSASLDEYTLMRATFSGSSGRLCPSCPASSPKVAYNPYPEDYGDIEIGSHRSSSSNLGVDDGYMPMTPGVAPLVGGGSCKSDDYMPMSPTSVSAPKQILQPRVPTSALPPTGAGVPAAASAAGRGFAVHGGSYKTSSPAESSPEDSRYMRMWCGSKLSMENPDSKLLSNGDYLNMSPSDAGTSCTPPDFFSAALHSGGEVLKGVPGYCYSSLPRSYKAPYTCNGDNDQYVLMSSPVGRILEEDRQEQQTSPQPLATPVSTQLASTFGPSGSSHIQPHHPAVPSPMRQSTSSRPEGFLNQRCRAVRPTRLSLEGLQTLPSMHEYPLPPEPKSPGEYINIDFVEAGARLSPPAPPLLASAASSSSLLSASSPASSLGSGTPGTSSDSRQRSPLSDYMNLDFSSPKSPKPGTQSGDPVGSLDGLLSPEASSPYPPLPPRPSATPSSASSQQPQPPLPPPPGELYRLPAVSVAATSQGPSAASSSSSETGDNGDYTEMAFGVAATPPQPIAAPPKPESARVTSPTPGVKRLSLMDQVSGVEAFLQASQPPDPHRGAKVIRADPQGGRRRHSSETFSSTTTVTPVSPSFAHNPKRHNSASVENVSLRKSGEGGGSGVGVGLGGGDEPPRSPHQSQPALSVPSLPQQPRPWTQSQSVGLIGCPGGSGSPMRRETSAGFQNGLNYIAIDVREETGLLPLQQQQQQPGEKNSWGRNHGLGGLINTVGGGSTSGVCGGPGPGTLPSTNAYASIDFLSHHLKEAAVVKDIHDLPRKAPFPSCAKEASLPLPAPTGHSASCSENLLLFDPLPSTMVTTVVGGGKPHLAGQLCVTNPSG